Proteins co-encoded in one Halococcoides cellulosivorans genomic window:
- a CDS encoding ubiquitin-like small modifier protein 1 — protein sequence MEWRLFADLADVAGEREVTITLDDGATVDDALDALVASRPALRERVLDGSTVADHVSVLVNGTDVATGDGLDEPVADGDELALLPPVSGG from the coding sequence ATGGAATGGCGACTGTTCGCTGACCTCGCGGACGTTGCCGGCGAGCGTGAGGTGACGATCACACTCGACGACGGGGCGACCGTCGACGACGCGCTCGACGCGCTGGTCGCGAGTCGGCCGGCCCTCCGCGAGCGAGTCCTCGACGGGTCGACCGTCGCTGACCACGTCAGCGTGCTCGTCAACGGCACGGACGTCGCGACCGGCGACGGCCTCGACGAACCGGTCGCAGACGGCGACGAACTCGCACTCTTGCCCCCCGTGAGCGGGGGCTGA